A single region of the Rattus rattus isolate New Zealand chromosome 8, Rrattus_CSIRO_v1, whole genome shotgun sequence genome encodes:
- the Uba7 gene encoding ubiquitin-like modifier-activating enzyme 7: MDEELYSRQLYVLGLPAMQRIREAKVLLCGLQGLGAEVAKNLVLMGVGSLTLHDPHPTCWADLAAQFFLSEESLGRSRAEASQAQLAQLNEAVQISVHRGDITEDLVRGFQVVVLTDSKLEDQLNMGALCHKNRVYFLMAETRGLVGRLFCDFGEDFTVVDPTEVEPTSAAIRDISQGSPGIVTLRGGSKRPSFYDGDLVMFSDIEGMVELNSHSPQPVRVQKDGSLEIGDTTTFSRYLRGGVVTEVKRPKAVKHKPLDIALLQPCMVVQNTQEIQRAHCLHQTFHALHKFQQLHGRRPKPWDPDDAETVVRLAQDLEPLKGAKEESLDEALLRTIALSSAGSLSPMAAILGGVAAQEVLKAVSGKFMPLDQWLYFDALECLPEDETLLPSPEDCHPRNCRYDGQIAVFGTGFQEKLSYQHYLLVGAGAIGCEMLKGFALVGLGVRANGGVTIADMDHIERSNLSRQFLFRPKDTGRPKAEVAAEAAHRLNPDLQVTSHTCPLDPTTEDVYDDGFFSRVDGVVAALDSFQARHYVAARCTHYLKPLLEAGTQGTRGSASVFVPYVTEVYKGPTSAEDAPYPVCTLRHFPSTVEHSLQWAQDEFEGLFRLSAETINGYQQTCTSSLLGTNETGILALLQQVMGVLRTRPQTWQDCVMWALGHWQLCFHDNIVELLRKFPSDKVLEDGTLFWSGSKKCPHPLQFDPNQDTHFLYVLAAANLYARMHGLPGSQSQTALRELLTLLQEPDSMPQNLFSAEFGQEQLKELQETLDDWNKGPPLKPVLFGKDDSSNFHEDFVVAATDLRCQNYGILPVNRARIKQTIGRIIPAIATSTAVVAGLLGLELYKVVSGPRPLGTFRHSYLHLAENHFIRSAPSAPAMQSFHHLEWTCWHRLTVPAGQPERTLESLLAHLQEEHGLTVRMLLHDQALLYSSGWPFEKQAQHLGLRVTELVQQVTGQKPKPGLRVLVFELSCEGEDDDTAFPPLHYEL; this comes from the exons ATGGATGAAGAGCTGTACTCGAGGCAGCT GTATGTACTGGGCTTGCCTGCTATGCAGAGGATCCGGGAAGCCAAAGTCTTGTTGTGTGGCCTGCAGGGCCTGGGAGCTgaggtggccaagaacctggtCCTTATGGGTGTGGGCAGCCTCACCCTGCACGATCCCCATCCCACCTGCTGGGCTGACTTGGCTGCTCAG TTTTTCCTCTCAGAAGAGAGCTTGGGAAGGAGCAGGGCTGAGGCCTCTCAAGCACAATTGGCCCAGCTTAATGAAGCTGTCCAGATCTCCGTCCACAGAGGCGACATCACTGAGGACCTAGTGCGGGGTTTTCAG GTAGTGGTGCTGACTGACTCCAAGCTAGAGGACCAGCTGAACATGGGAGCCTTGTGCCATAAGAATAGAGTCTACTTCCTCATGGCTGAAACCCGGGGCCTTGTGGG GCGGTTATTCTGTGATTTTGGTGAGGACTTCACTGTTGTGGACCCTACAGAGGTGGAGCCCACGTCAGCTGCCATCCGGGACATCTCTCAG GGCTCCCCCGGCATTGTCACTCTGAGAGGAGGCAGCAAAAGACCTTCCTTCTATGATGGGGACTTGGTGATGTTCTCAGACATTGAAGGCATGGTTGAACTCAACAGTCATTCTCCACAGCCTGTCCGTGTGCAGA AAGATGGATCCTTGGAGATTGGAGATACAACAACTTTCTCCCGTTACTTGAGGGGTGGGGTTGTCACTGAAGTCAAGAGACCCAAGGCTGTGAAGCAT AAGCCCCTGGACATAGCTCTGCTCCAGCCCTGCATGGTGGTCCAGAATACTCAGGAAATACAGCGTGCTCACTGCCTACACCAGACCTTCCATGCACTGCACAAGTTCCAGCAACTTCACGGCCGGCGACCCAAGCCCTGGGATCCT GATGACGCAGAGACCGTGGTGCGGCTGGCCCAGGACCTAGAGCCACTAAAAGGGGCAAAAGAAGAGTCGCTGGATGAGGCTCTACTCCGGACAATTGCCCTGAGTAGTGCTGGTAGCTTAAGTCCCATGGCAGCCATTCTGGGAGGAGTGGCTGCCCAGGAAGTCCTGAAG GCAGTCTCCGGGAAGTTCATGCCCCTGGACCAGTGGCTGTACTTTGATGCCCTTGAATGTCTTCCAGAAGATGAGACGCTCCTGCCCAGTCCTGAGGACTGTCATCCA AGAAACTGCCGATATGACGGGCAAATTGCTGTGTTCGGGACTGGTTTTCAGGAGAAACTGAGCTACCAACACTACCTCTTG GTAGGTGCTGGTGCCATTGGCTGTGAGATGCTCAAAGGCTTTGCCCTAGTGGGCCTGGGAGTTAGGGCTAATGGCGGTGTGACAATTGCTGACATGGACCACATAGAACGCTCCAACCTTAGCCGGCAGTTCCTCTTCAGGCCCAAGGACACTGGG aggCCCAAGGCAGAGGTGGCTGCAGAGGCAGCCCATCGCCTAAACCCAGACCTGCAAGTGACTTCACATACCTGCCCTCTGGATCCCACCACAGAGGACGTCTATGACGACGGCTTCTTCTCCAGGGTGGACGGCGTTGTTGCTGCTTTGGACAGTTTCCAGGCCC GGCACTATGTTGCTGCTCGATGCACCCACTATTTAAAACCACTGCTGGAGGCAGGCACCCAGGGAACCCGGGGCAGTGCTTCAGTGTTTGTGCCATATGTGACGGAAGTCTACAAAGGTCCTACCTCAGCCGAGGACGCTCCCTACCCTGTGTGCACCCTGCGGCATTTTCCCAGCACAGTGGAGCACAGCCTGCAG TGGGCCCAGGATGAATTTGAGGGGCTCTTCAGACTATCCGCAGAGACCATCAACGGCTACCAACA GACATGCACTTCctccctgttgggcaccaatgagactGGAATATTGGCCTTACTGCAGCAAGTGATGGGTGTCCTAAGAACTCGGCCACAGACCTGGCAAGACTGTGTGATGTGGGCTCTTGGCCACTGGCAACTGTGCTTCCATGATAACATCGTGGAGCTGCTGAGAAAATTCCCATCTGATAAA GTGCTTGAGGATGGAACTCTGTTCTGGTCAGGATCCAAAAAGTGCCCACATCCCTTGCAATTTGATCCCAACCAA GACACGCATTTCCTCTATGTACTGGCAGCTGCCAACCTGTATGCACGGATGCATGGGCTGCCGGGCTCACAAAGTCAGACTGCACTCAGGGAACTGCTGACTCTGCTGCAGGAGCCTGATTCCATGCCCCAGAACCTCTTCTCTGCTGAGTTTG GCCAGGAACAGTTGAAGGAACTGCAGGAAACCCTGGACGACTGGAACAAGGGGCCTCCGCTGAAGCctgtgctgtttgggaag GATGACAGCAGCAACTTCCACGAGGACTTTGTAGTAGCAGCGACAGACCTGCGCTGTCAGAACTATGGGATCCTACCAGTTAACCGTGCTCGG ATCAAGCAAACCATCGGCCGGATTATCCCAGCCATTGCCACCAGTACAGCAGTTGTGGCGGGCTTACTGGGCCTGGAGCTGTATAAGGTGGTAAGTGGGCCACGGCCCCTTGGCACCTTTCGGCACAGCTACCTGCACCTGGCTGAAAACCACTTCATACGCTCAGCACCTTCTGCCCCGGCCATGCAGTCG TTCCATCACCTGGAATGGACCTGTTGGCACCGCCTGACGGTGCCTGCTGGGCAGCCTGAGAGGACACTGGAATCCCTGCTGGCCCATCTCCAG GAAGAGCATGGACTGACTGTGAGGATGCTGCTGCATGACCAGGCTTTGCTCTATTCTTCAGGATGGCCATTTGAAAAGCAGGCTCAGCACTTGGGCCTCAG GGTGACAGAACTAGTTCAGCAGGTGACCGGCCAGAAGCCCAAGCCTGGGCTGAGAGTTCTGGTGTTTGAGCTGAGCTGTGAGGGTGAGGATGACGACACAGCCTTCCCACCTCTGCATTATGAGCTGTGA
- the Inka1 gene encoding LOW QUALITY PROTEIN: PAK4-inhibitor INKA1 (The sequence of the model RefSeq protein was modified relative to this genomic sequence to represent the inferred CDS: inserted 1 base in 1 codon), whose protein sequence is MHSARLDSFLSQLRWELLCARDTGSPPMPGPLQPKPKTDQNIQPKRRFRASDVLEEDSVCCVEEEEEEGLVAEDRGAPLGCPREHALDWDSGFSEVSGSTWREEELSVPRRQAPXERPPHSQRFSVSDLPVRSRAAVTNIPPAHRPRPKSTPDACLEHWQGLEAEDWTAALLNRGRSRQPLVLGDNCFADLVHNWMELPEATSEGSDGDVPRARARPPQFLLGLSEQLRRRLARARRTAMAGKRLSCPPRPEPDLPADISRFAALMNCRSRQPIIYNDVSYL, encoded by the exons ATGCACAGTGCTCGGCTTGACAGTTTCCTGAGCCAGCTCCGCTGGGAACTG TTGTGTGCTCGGGACACAGGCTCACCTCCAATGCCTGGCCCACTGCAACCAAAACCTAAAACTGACCAAAATATACAGCCCAAGCGCCGGTTCAGGGCCTCCGATGTTTTGGAAGAGGACTCTGTCTGCTgtgtagaagaggaagaggaggaaggcttGGTAGCAGAAGACAGGGGTGCACCGCTGGGGTGTCCTAGGGAACATGCCCTAGATTGGGACTCTGGCTTCTCAGAGGTGTCAGGCAGTACATGGCGAGAAGAAGAGCTGTCTGTACCCCGGCGCCAGGCAC CAGAACGTCCACCTCATAGCCAGCGTTTCTCAGTGAGTGACCTCCCCGTGCGCAGTAGGGCAGCTGTAACCAACATACCTCCCGCCCACCGTCCAAGGCCCAAGTCCACCCCTGATGCTTGCCTGGAACACTGGCAGGGATTGGAAGCAGAGGACTGGACGGCAGCCCTGCTGAACAGGGGCCGCAGTCGGCAGCCCCTGGTGCTAGGGGACAACTGTTTTGCTGATTTAGTTCACAATTGGATGGAGTTGCCCGAAGCGACCAGTGAAGGAAGTGATGGAGATGTTCCCCGAGCCCGTGCTCGACCCCCCCAGTTCCTGCTTGGTCTCTCTGAGCAGCTACGGCGTAGGTTGGCCAGGGCTCGACGGACAGCTATGGCAGGCAAGAGGTTGTCATGCCCACCTCGCCCAGAACCTGACCTGCCTGCGGACATTTCACGATTTGCAGCCCTCATGAACTGTCGAAGCCGCCAACCTATTATCTACAATGATGTCAGCTACCTCTGA